Proteins from a single region of Pyrus communis chromosome 6, drPyrComm1.1, whole genome shotgun sequence:
- the LOC137735935 gene encoding MADS-box transcription factor PHERES 2-like, producing MTRNKVKLAWIVNDNARKSSFRKRNACLVKKMSELTTLCDISAFIIVYGEDGEEPTVWPDRTVVEQLIARFQSIPDLERWKKMMSQETYLKDRAAKMQEQIRKIMKKNNELNTNNVLHQIIEKGKPLFEFDDNDLTGVVFSLEERMKEIQKRIDYFEQENPNHPPSTPSQGGGDQSEMISQIGSDFPESLFMYKDLGKQIQNNYGPTISVRSDIVIPPSSLFGNFTIANDMGMPFWNLGGNCDGSDLGLPKKIRSVEGPRSGVGDNMGVHSGFFKYQNYVGSDNKYGNYKESRPFCDWGVGGDGSDKRLTLMNSEGMNGGTGMEQEVFPSYAIKAAGITSNVGSDLGLGMTSYNDDTGFRIGDDKAGSNNGVFGHLPHQFNIGVRTESHMDLPSASFGGNGAGSDIGLLQGLFAGSNAGSDVGHPYDVSKSWQFPFSSP from the coding sequence ATGACTAGAAATAAGGTCAAGCTTGCATGGATAGTGAATGATAATGCTAGAAAATCTAGCTTTAGAAAGAGAAATGCATGCTTGGTGAAGAAAATGAGTGAACTAACCACCTTATGCGACATCAGTGCGTTTATCATTGTTTATGGCGAAGACGGTGAGGAGCCAACCGTGTGGCCGGATCGCACGGTGGTGGAACAATTGATTGCAAGGTTTCAAAGCATACCAGATCTCGAGCGGTGGAAGAAAATGATGAGCCAAGAGACTTACCTGAAGGACAGGGCAGCCAAAATGCAAGAGCAAATCAGAAAGATTATGAAAAAGAACAATGAGCTGAACACAAATAATGTCTTGCACCAAATTATTGAAAAAGGTAAGCCCCTGTTTGAATTTGATGATAATGATCTAACTGGCGTGGTTTTTTCTTTAGAGGAGAGGATGAAAGAAATCCAAAAACGTATCGATTATTTTGAGCAGGAGAATCCTAATCATCCTCCAAGTACTCCTTCACAAGGGGGTGGAGATCAGTCAGAAATGATAAGCCAAATTGGAAGTGATTTTCCCGAGTCTTTGTTTATGTACAAAGACCTGGGAAAGCAAATTCAGAACAATTATGGTCCTACTATTAGTGTTAGGAGTGACATCGTGATACCACCAAGCTCGCTCTTTGGTAATTTTACTATTGCAAATGACATGGGGATGCCTTTTTGGAACTTGGGAGGCAATTGTGATGGAAGTGATTTAGGGTTGCCTAAGAAAATAAGGAGTGTTGAAGGTCCTAGAAGTGGCGTTGGGGATAACATGGGGGTCCATAGTGGATTCTTCAAATATCAAAACTATGTTGGAAGTGACAACAAATATGGAAATTACAAGGAGAGTCGTCCTTTTTGCGATTGGGGAGTTGGTGGGGATGGAAGCGATAAAAGGTTGACTTTGATGAATTCTGAAGGCATGAATGGTGGAACTGGGATGGAGCAAGAGGTTTTTCCTAGTTATGCGATTAAAGCTGCAGGTATTACTAGTAATGTGGGAAGTGATCTAGGGCTCGGTATGACGTCTTACAATGACGATACTGGATTTCGTATTGGGGACGACAAGGCTGGATCAAACAATGGAGTATTTGGGCATTTGCCACATCAATTCAACATTGGAGTCCGTACGGAAAGTCATATGGATCTGCCTTCTGCATCTTTTGGAGGCAATGGTGCTGGAAGTGATATAGGGCTACTCCAAGGACTATTTGCAGGTAGCAACGCTGGGAGTGATGTTGGGCATCCTTATGATGTTAGCAAAAGTTGGCAGTTTCCCTTTTCTTCACCTTGA